The proteins below are encoded in one region of Terriglobia bacterium:
- a CDS encoding gas vesicle protein yields the protein MPNDFETLETLGGEDEVSLLEILDHVLNSGVVIHGSLVISLAGVDLVYLGLNVVLTSVETALNNLQIEEKRRQK from the coding sequence ATGCCAAATGATTTTGAAACTTTAGAAACGCTGGGCGGAGAAGATGAAGTTTCGCTTCTCGAAATCCTGGATCACGTGCTGAACTCCGGCGTCGTGATCCATGGATCGCTGGTGATCTCTCTGGCCGGGGTTGACCTGGTCTATCTCGGCCTCAATGTTGTGCTGACGTCGGTTGAAACGGCGCTGAACAATCTGCAAATAGAGGAGAAGCGGAGGCAGAAGTGA
- a CDS encoding GvpL/GvpF family gas vesicle protein, with translation MANSNRKIAASGALYLYGISEAPASAARKPAKLGSVGIDGLHPVQPLACGDFLCWVCEVDQASFADAVERNMENLEWLALHGVRHQQVVGEVAEQMTIVPARFGTVFSGEPALLKDVLGRKAALKKVFARVSGGDEWGVKVFAERQVAAVPVTEARSGKEYLQQKAARLKKRPERNDQELQELATALGKIATHSAPSGKVSGAQPNLLWQATFLVPRTKRKQWDQALKNFVERWDGQRRIEVNGPWPPYSFVSDAK, from the coding sequence ATGGCAAATTCAAACCGAAAAATAGCGGCCAGCGGCGCACTCTATCTTTATGGGATTTCTGAAGCGCCTGCGTCTGCCGCCAGGAAACCTGCAAAACTCGGCAGCGTTGGCATTGACGGCTTGCATCCCGTACAGCCTCTGGCCTGCGGTGATTTTCTTTGTTGGGTGTGTGAGGTTGATCAGGCCAGCTTTGCCGATGCCGTTGAGCGCAACATGGAAAATCTTGAATGGCTGGCGCTGCATGGCGTACGCCACCAGCAGGTAGTAGGCGAAGTGGCGGAGCAGATGACGATTGTTCCAGCCCGCTTTGGTACCGTATTTTCTGGCGAGCCAGCGCTTCTCAAGGACGTACTGGGAAGAAAAGCCGCGCTCAAGAAAGTCTTTGCTCGCGTTTCCGGCGGCGACGAATGGGGTGTAAAGGTATTTGCCGAGCGGCAGGTTGCCGCGGTTCCCGTAACCGAAGCTCGCTCAGGCAAGGAGTATTTGCAGCAGAAAGCGGCACGGTTGAAGAAGCGTCCCGAGCGCAATGACCAGGAATTGCAGGAGCTGGCAACGGCGCTGGGCAAGATTGCCACGCATTCCGCGCCCAGCGGCAAGGTAAGTGGAGCGCAGCCCAACTTGCTCTGGCAGGCAACTTTTCTTGTTCCGCGCACCAAGCGCAAACAATGGGACCAGGCGCTGAAAAATTTTGTGGAGAGGTGGGATGGGCAGCGGCGCATCGAAGTAAATGGGCCATGGCCGCCGTACTCTTTTGTCTCTGATGCCAAATGA
- a CDS encoding ArsA family ATPase codes for MAKLTFVVGKGGVGKTTVSCALALHLAARQPRQSTLLMSTDPAHSLADMLEIKDKAGPHRLTGIKGKVSVWQIDSDREFKKFLEGNREGILNIVENGTFFNREEIAPLLDTTLPGMSEVAGLLALRDMLESGEHDHIVVDTAPFGHTLRLFELPGHFQRFLNFLEVASSRDDLLAQRFGGRTSGPAHGFLEKWQATVRQVKEAFSAEQAEVLLVTSAETFSLNEAVRCVDALRESAAEMRLGGIVLNRVVMSAGKCPRCRARSLQGKKAVQFLKQKFPRVPRLIGPDPGNPLLGPRQLQRFGETIFAGGHANLAAPPPGTSKIKLKFAKTKWPAAKTRLSFTLGKGGVGKTTVTAALAFHERSLDKDVHVTVCSTDPAPSLDDIFQKEIGDQMVSVLGDAGLAAMEMDAVFEFRRWAARIKQQLSAGTSMQSGGLHVDLTFEKEVFAALMDVVPPGVDEVFAIFRILDLLEAKHGSVFIDMAPTGHALELLRMPDRILLWSRLLLKSLAAHRTLALAQDVAVELAGLGQRVRKLLELMRDPRQSRAWAVMLPEPVPDRQTQRLLAAIKEIGVAIDSLFVNRVLLGPDSGCKTCRRAQNWQAATLQSLQKKYGGHRLYLVRDFPAEITGAAKLKKFTGELWQIQTEK; via the coding sequence GTGGCCAAGCTGACATTTGTCGTGGGAAAAGGCGGCGTAGGCAAGACGACCGTCTCCTGCGCGCTCGCGCTGCATCTGGCCGCGCGCCAACCCAGGCAATCGACGCTGCTCATGTCCACCGATCCCGCACATTCGCTGGCCGACATGCTGGAAATTAAAGATAAAGCTGGGCCGCACCGACTTACCGGCATCAAGGGCAAAGTTTCCGTCTGGCAGATTGACAGTGACCGCGAGTTCAAGAAGTTTCTTGAGGGCAACCGGGAAGGCATCCTCAACATTGTTGAGAATGGTACATTTTTCAATCGCGAAGAAATCGCGCCGCTGCTGGATACCACGCTGCCCGGAATGTCAGAGGTGGCTGGCCTGCTTGCGCTGCGTGACATGCTGGAAAGCGGCGAGCATGATCACATTGTGGTTGATACGGCCCCGTTCGGCCACACGTTGCGCCTCTTTGAGCTGCCAGGACATTTTCAGCGCTTCCTGAATTTTCTTGAGGTCGCCTCCAGCCGCGATGACCTGCTGGCGCAACGCTTCGGCGGACGAACGTCCGGCCCGGCCCATGGCTTTCTGGAAAAGTGGCAGGCCACCGTCAGGCAGGTGAAAGAAGCTTTTAGTGCGGAGCAGGCAGAGGTTCTGCTGGTCACATCGGCGGAAACCTTCTCTCTCAATGAAGCCGTGCGCTGCGTGGATGCGCTCCGGGAGTCGGCAGCAGAGATGCGTCTGGGCGGTATCGTCCTGAACCGCGTAGTCATGTCAGCAGGGAAGTGCCCACGCTGCCGCGCCCGCTCGCTTCAGGGCAAAAAGGCTGTCCAGTTCCTGAAGCAAAAATTTCCGCGCGTGCCCAGGCTGATCGGCCCCGATCCGGGCAATCCTCTTCTTGGCCCGCGCCAGTTGCAGCGCTTTGGCGAGACGATCTTTGCTGGAGGTCACGCCAACCTCGCCGCTCCGCCTCCAGGAACATCCAAAATCAAACTCAAGTTCGCAAAGACCAAATGGCCTGCCGCCAAAACTCGTCTCTCCTTCACTCTGGGCAAAGGCGGCGTGGGCAAGACAACGGTCACGGCCGCGCTGGCCTTCCATGAACGGTCGCTGGATAAAGATGTTCACGTCACTGTGTGCTCCACTGACCCTGCGCCGTCGCTCGATGACATTTTCCAGAAAGAAATCGGCGACCAGATGGTTTCTGTCCTTGGCGATGCCGGTCTTGCCGCCATGGAAATGGACGCGGTCTTTGAGTTTCGCCGCTGGGCGGCCCGCATCAAGCAGCAGCTTTCCGCCGGAACCAGCATGCAATCGGGCGGCCTGCATGTTGATCTCACTTTTGAAAAAGAAGTCTTCGCCGCGCTTATGGACGTGGTCCCGCCCGGCGTGGATGAAGTATTTGCCATCTTCCGCATCCTTGACCTGCTGGAAGCAAAGCACGGCAGCGTATTCATTGATATGGCGCCCACAGGCCACGCGCTGGAATTGTTGCGCATGCCGGACCGCATTTTGCTGTGGTCGCGCCTTTTATTGAAAAGCCTGGCGGCGCACCGTACACTAGCCCTCGCGCAGGATGTTGCTGTGGAACTGGCCGGACTGGGGCAGCGAGTGCGGAAACTGCTGGAGCTCATGCGTGATCCCCGGCAGAGCCGCGCATGGGCGGTGATGTTGCCGGAGCCTGTGCCTGATCGGCAGACGCAACGCCTTCTGGCCGCGATCAAGGAAATTGGCGTTGCCATAGATTCTTTGTTCGTGAACCGGGTCCTGCTTGGGCCGGATTCCGGCTGTAAAACTTGCCGTCGCGCGCAGAACTGGCAGGCAGCAACATTGCAGTCATTGCAAAAGAAATACGGCGGCCATCGTTTGTATCTGGTGCGGGATTTTCCCGCGGAAATTACGGGCGCGGCAAAGCTGAAGAAATTTACCGGCGAGTTATGGCAAATTCAAACCGAAAAATAG